Proteins found in one Pseudomonadota bacterium genomic segment:
- a CDS encoding DUF6776 family protein, whose protein sequence is MGGALIALVAVGTAFESGRRFGLGEWARGSQELELLVQQAREREQDNQRLRRELANLTTSRGVERQAQEEVRAMLVDLERQVQSQREELDFYRTIVSPDDGVAGLRIQDFRVRPGAEGSVYHLQLVLVQAAKHDKPVAGNVEFTIEGVASGRPAVLKAQELAGAESVQSLAFSFRYFKDLEQNVVLPPDFIPDRVVVEVSPEDDPDRAIRQSFDWSVKSS, encoded by the coding sequence ACCGCTTTCGAGTCCGGACGACGCTTCGGGCTCGGCGAGTGGGCCCGTGGGTCGCAGGAACTGGAGCTGTTGGTGCAACAGGCTCGCGAACGCGAGCAGGACAACCAGCGCCTGCGCCGAGAATTGGCCAATCTGACCACCTCGCGAGGGGTGGAGCGCCAGGCGCAGGAGGAGGTGCGAGCGATGCTCGTCGATCTCGAGCGACAGGTGCAGAGCCAGCGTGAGGAGTTGGACTTCTACCGCACGATCGTCTCACCCGATGATGGCGTGGCGGGCTTGCGAATCCAGGACTTCCGGGTGCGACCGGGCGCCGAGGGCAGCGTCTACCACTTACAGCTGGTGCTCGTCCAGGCAGCAAAGCACGATAAGCCCGTGGCCGGTAATGTAGAGTTCACGATAGAAGGCGTGGCCTCTGGGCGACCCGCGGTACTGAAGGCGCAGGAACTGGCTGGCGCTGAGAGCGTCCAGTCACTGGCGTTCTCCTTCCGCTACTTCAAGGATCTGGAACAGAACGTGGTGCTACCACCAGACTTCATCCCGGATCGGGTCGTGGTCGAGGTGAGTCCTGAGGACGACCCCGATCGCGCCATCCGGCAATCATTCGACTGGTCAGTGAAAAGCAGCTGA